One genomic region from Clostridium saccharobutylicum DSM 13864 encodes:
- a CDS encoding DNA/RNA helicase domain-containing protein yields the protein MRQAIEEKNKINNKSRLVAGYCYEWITKKKENYNKYDIEFPDYDFKMKWNLSNSSTWAIDAESVNECGCIHTCQGLEFDYIGVIIGQDLRFENGKITTDFFKRARTDKSLNGVKKLYKEDKEKALKISDELIKNTYRILMTRGLKGCYVWCEDKSLANYFKERLNSFSHQISIKEIEENIVESGKIIDLK from the coding sequence ATGAGACAAGCTATTGAAGAGAAAAATAAGATAAATAATAAATCAAGATTAGTTGCAGGATATTGTTATGAATGGATAACTAAAAAGAAAGAAAACTACAATAAGTATGATATAGAGTTTCCAGATTATGATTTTAAAATGAAATGGAATTTAAGTAATAGTTCTACTTGGGCAATTGATGCAGAATCAGTTAATGAGTGTGGCTGTATTCATACATGTCAAGGACTTGAATTTGATTATATTGGAGTAATAATTGGACAGGATTTAAGATTTGAAAATGGAAAAATAACAACAGATTTCTTTAAAAGAGCTAGAACTGATAAGAGTTTAAATGGAGTTAAAAAATTATATAAAGAAGATAAAGAAAAAGCTTTAAAAATAAGTGATGAGCTTATTAAAAACACTTATAGAATACTTATGACAAGAGGGCTTAAGGGTTGTTATGTATGGTGTGAAGATAAATCACTTGCTAATTATTTTAAAGAAAGGCTAAATTCATTTAGTCATCAGATTAGCATTAAAGAAATTGAAGAAAACATAGTTGAGAGTGGAAAAATTATAGATCTAAAATAG